Proteins encoded in a region of the Lentisphaerota bacterium genome:
- the rpsJ gene encoding 30S ribosomal protein S10: MQRQRIRIRLQAYDHRVLDQAVGDIIETARGTGAQVVGPIPLPTRIERFTVNRSPHVDKKSMDQFEMRTHKRLLDIVSPTAKTVDELKKLNLPAGVDISIRI, translated from the coding sequence ATGCAAAGACAGCGCATACGCATCCGTTTGCAGGCATACGACCACAGGGTTCTGGACCAGGCCGTCGGTGACATCATCGAAACGGCCCGTGGGACAGGCGCGCAGGTGGTGGGGCCGATTCCGCTTCCTACGCGGATCGAGCGCTTCACGGTCAACCGCAGTCCGCATGTGGACAAGAAGTCCATGGATCAATTCGAAATGCGGACTCACAAGCGGTTGCTCGATATCGTCAGCCCGACGGCCAAGACGGTCGACGAGCTGAAGAAACTCAACCTGCCGGCCGGCGTGGACATCTCCATTCGAATTTAA
- the rpsS gene encoding 30S ribosomal protein S19 — protein MPRSIKKGPYVEAHLLKKVEMMSQSNRKTPIKTWSRRSMIMPEFVGHTFAIHNGKQHIPIFINENMVGHRLGEFAPTRTFRQHGVHTDKAKAAK, from the coding sequence ATGCCGCGGTCTATTAAGAAGGGTCCGTACGTCGAGGCTCACCTGCTGAAAAAGGTGGAGATGATGAGCCAGAGCAATCGGAAGACGCCGATCAAGACGTGGTCGCGCCGTTCGATGATCATGCCGGAGTTTGTCGGCCATACGTTTGCCATTCACAATGGCAAACAGCACATCCCTATTTTCATCAACGAGAATATGGTTGGGCACCGGTTGGGCGAATTCGCCCCCACACGCACATTCCGCCAGCACGGCGTCCACACGGACAAGGCCAAGGCGGCGAAGTAA
- the rplB gene encoding 50S ribosomal protein L2 — protein sequence MGLKTFKPRSPGLRHRVAQTFDEITEKKPMRRLTEPVRAKAGRGNSGRISTRHRGGGVKRRYRLVDFRRDKAGIPARVAEIAYDPNRSANLALLNYVDGEKRYILAPTGLKVGDLVLSGIEAEPTVGNALPMEKIPLGLTVHNVELIPGKGGQLARSAGNSCQLMSREDGYANLRLPSGEVRRVNAKGLATIGQVGNADWNSVKLGKAGRKRWMGIRPTVRGVAMNPVDHPMGGGEGRTSGGGHPVSPWGKLSKGGKTRNRRKTSSKFIVKGRK from the coding sequence ATGGGTCTGAAAACCTTTAAACCAAGAAGTCCGGGTCTCCGCCATCGTGTGGCGCAGACCTTTGATGAGATCACCGAGAAGAAGCCGATGCGTCGGCTGACCGAGCCGGTGCGCGCCAAGGCTGGACGTGGCAACTCGGGGCGCATCAGCACGCGCCACCGTGGCGGCGGCGTCAAACGGCGCTACCGGCTTGTTGATTTCCGGCGTGACAAGGCGGGCATCCCGGCGCGCGTCGCCGAGATCGCCTACGATCCCAACCGGTCGGCCAATCTCGCGCTGCTCAACTATGTGGATGGCGAGAAGCGCTACATCCTGGCGCCCACGGGGCTCAAGGTCGGCGACTTGGTCCTGTCCGGGATCGAAGCCGAGCCGACCGTGGGCAATGCCCTGCCGATGGAAAAAATCCCGCTGGGGCTGACCGTGCACAATGTCGAGCTGATTCCCGGCAAGGGCGGCCAGCTCGCCCGTTCCGCCGGCAATAGCTGCCAACTGATGTCGCGCGAAGACGGCTACGCCAACCTGCGGTTGCCGTCCGGCGAAGTTCGCCGGGTGAACGCCAAGGGCTTGGCGACGATCGGCCAGGTGGGGAACGCCGACTGGAACAGCGTGAAGCTCGGCAAGGCCGGACGCAAGCGGTGGATGGGCATCCGTCCGACCGTCCGCGGCGTGGCGATGAACCCGGTGGACCATCCGATGGGCGGCGGCGAAGGTCGCACGTCAGGTGGCGGTCATCCGGTCTCGCCCTGGGGCAAGCTGTCGAAGGGCGGCAAAACCCGCAACCGGCGCAAAACATCCAGTAAGTTTATCGTCAAGGGGAGAAAATAA
- a CDS encoding 50S ribosomal protein L23, translating to MKHAGIIRKIQVTEKGTAMAAQNAFLLEVAPEANKLEIRAAVEEQFGVHVLAVRTQNYAGKPCMTRTRRHTSRPDWKRAIVTVRAGERIEAV from the coding sequence ATGAAGCACGCCGGTATCATCCGAAAGATTCAAGTAACGGAAAAAGGGACGGCGATGGCCGCGCAGAATGCGTTTCTTCTGGAGGTCGCCCCCGAGGCGAACAAGCTGGAAATCCGCGCGGCGGTCGAGGAGCAGTTCGGTGTTCATGTGTTGGCCGTGCGTACGCAGAACTATGCGGGCAAGCCCTGCATGACGCGCACACGCCGCCACACCAGCCGCCCCGATTGGAAGCGCGCAATCGTCACCGTACGTGCGGGCGAACGCATTGAGGCCGTCTAA
- a CDS encoding 50S ribosomal protein L3, with amino-acid sequence MEGLIGKKVGMTQVWDANGRQVAVTVLEVGPCPVIQVKTAAKDGYVAAQVGFGSQKAHRLTKSAMTRYTRAGVAPCRMLHEFKLDTGEALAVGQAIDVGMFDGVKFVDVQGVTKGRGFAGVVRRYRMAGGPKTHGGHSKNRVGSIGARDLPGWVEKGKRMPGHMGSVSRTTQNLTVVQVRKEDNLLLVAGAIPGPVGGVVFVKKALKKG; translated from the coding sequence ATGGAAGGCTTGATTGGAAAGAAAGTTGGCATGACGCAAGTCTGGGACGCGAACGGGCGTCAGGTTGCTGTCACGGTGCTGGAAGTCGGACCTTGCCCGGTCATTCAAGTGAAGACCGCAGCGAAGGACGGCTACGTCGCCGCGCAAGTGGGATTTGGATCGCAGAAGGCGCACCGCCTGACGAAATCGGCGATGACGCGCTACACCCGGGCGGGCGTGGCGCCGTGCCGGATGTTGCACGAGTTCAAACTGGACACGGGCGAGGCGCTCGCGGTGGGGCAGGCGATCGACGTCGGCATGTTCGACGGCGTGAAGTTTGTCGATGTTCAGGGCGTGACCAAGGGACGCGGGTTTGCGGGCGTCGTCAGACGCTACCGCATGGCCGGCGGCCCCAAGACGCACGGCGGCCACTCGAAGAACCGTGTCGGTTCGATCGGCGCTCGTGACTTGCCAGGCTGGGTGGAAAAGGGCAAGCGGATGCCGGGCCATATGGGTTCGGTGTCACGCACGACGCAGAACCTCACGGTTGTGCAGGTGCGTAAAGAGGATAATCTGCTGTTGGTCGCGGGGGCCATTCCCGGCCCGGTTGGCGGGGTTGTTTTTGTCAAAAAAGCCCTGAAGAAGGGATAA
- the rplD gene encoding 50S ribosomal protein L4, with protein sequence MSTIKVFNATGEPAGELAFADERLVLNKGDQAVKDTVVATLNARRAGTASTQNKGEVAGSGKKPYRQKGTGNARAGSRRSPIWRGGGVAHGPRPHAFAQKVNRKVAQLAFRRALSAKIADGQVVVLDVLNLPEAKTKLVAALLKKLDVRTSGLFVTDVANDALVRAARNIPKVEVACARDVDVYSLLRFRTVIATRAGFEALTTRLTGKAEVTA encoded by the coding sequence ATGAGTACGATCAAAGTTTTCAACGCGACGGGAGAACCGGCCGGAGAGCTGGCTTTCGCGGATGAACGGCTGGTGCTGAATAAAGGCGACCAGGCGGTCAAGGATACGGTCGTGGCGACCCTGAACGCGCGGCGCGCGGGCACGGCTTCGACACAGAACAAGGGTGAGGTTGCGGGCAGCGGCAAGAAGCCCTACCGCCAGAAGGGGACGGGCAACGCCCGCGCGGGCAGCCGCCGTTCTCCGATCTGGCGCGGCGGCGGCGTCGCCCACGGCCCGCGTCCGCACGCCTTCGCGCAGAAGGTCAACCGCAAGGTGGCGCAGCTCGCGTTCCGGCGCGCGCTCAGCGCCAAGATCGCCGACGGCCAGGTGGTCGTTCTGGATGTGCTCAACCTGCCCGAGGCGAAGACCAAGCTCGTGGCGGCGCTGCTCAAGAAGCTCGATGTGCGAACCTCGGGTCTTTTTGTGACCGACGTCGCGAACGACGCGCTTGTGCGTGCCGCGCGCAACATTCCAAAGGTAGAGGTTGCCTGCGCGCGCGATGTTGATGTATACTCCCTGCTTCGTTTTCGCACCGTGATTGCCACGCGTGCGGGTTTTGAGGCGCTCACAACGCGTCTGACAGGGAAGGCGGAGGTGACGGCATGA
- the fusA gene encoding elongation factor G yields MDVKAKESKGKAGGPASAGRAIALADVRNIGIIAHIDAGKTTTTERILFYAGRTHRLGNVDDGNTTTDWMIQERERGITITSAAITCAWQGRQINIIDTPGHVDFTIEVERSLRVLDGAVGVFCAVGGVQPQSETVWRQSDTYGVPRLAFINKMDRMGADFDAVVAEIRSKLGAHAVPLMIPWGQAETFCGVIDLIEMRAFTFDGANEGRTMQEHPIPDALQARTAAARAYLVEQLGELDEAVLAAYLADTAVPADVLRSAIRRAVIAHALVPVLCGSALRNKGVQKLLDAVVAYLPSPADVGAIQATDVKSGAAVTRKPEDTESLAALVFKVATDPYVGKLFFVRIYAGRLRKGQNVYNPRVRERERVLKLVRLFADSQEEIDELVTGDIGAVVGLKAATTGDTLCAEHQPVALERIQAPDPVMFMAIEPKTQANRDKLNDALKQLSAEDPTCVVRTDAETGQLILSGMGELHLEILVDRLRREFKVEANTGRPMVSYYETVTSTGRADYIFDRDLGGKRHYARVVVEAAPRERGSGHAVEIACSRRALPDEALVAGIEQGLLDGILTGVLARYPLTDVVARVTEVGIADEESATDVAFRTAAVMAFREAAQAAAPELLEPIMSLSIVTPPDHVGEIMGDINGRRGHVCDMTVRGDMQLVRARVPLAELFGYSTVIRSLSRGRASYTMEPDAFAVVPRTVREHVLNR; encoded by the coding sequence TGGGGGACCTGCGTCCGCCGGTCGTGCTATCGCTTTGGCCGACGTCCGTAACATCGGTATCATTGCGCATATTGATGCGGGCAAGACGACGACGACCGAGCGTATCCTTTTTTACGCCGGTCGCACCCATCGACTGGGCAATGTTGACGACGGCAACACCACGACCGACTGGATGATCCAGGAGCGTGAGCGCGGCATCACGATCACCAGTGCCGCCATTACCTGTGCATGGCAGGGCCGCCAGATCAACATTATCGATACTCCCGGGCATGTGGACTTCACCATTGAAGTGGAACGCTCACTGCGCGTCTTGGACGGCGCGGTGGGCGTTTTTTGTGCCGTCGGCGGGGTTCAGCCGCAATCCGAGACGGTTTGGCGCCAGTCCGACACCTACGGTGTGCCGCGTCTCGCATTCATCAACAAGATGGACCGCATGGGCGCCGATTTTGACGCCGTGGTGGCCGAGATCCGCAGCAAGCTCGGCGCGCATGCGGTGCCGCTGATGATCCCGTGGGGCCAGGCGGAGACCTTTTGCGGCGTGATCGACCTGATCGAGATGCGCGCGTTCACGTTTGATGGAGCCAACGAGGGTCGGACGATGCAGGAGCACCCGATCCCCGACGCGCTGCAGGCTCGGACCGCCGCCGCCCGCGCGTATCTGGTCGAGCAGCTGGGCGAGCTGGACGAAGCGGTGCTTGCGGCCTATCTGGCCGACACGGCGGTGCCGGCCGATGTGCTGCGCTCCGCGATCCGGCGCGCGGTCATTGCCCACGCGCTCGTTCCCGTGTTGTGCGGCTCGGCGCTGCGCAACAAGGGCGTGCAGAAGCTCCTCGATGCCGTGGTCGCCTACCTTCCGTCGCCCGCAGATGTTGGGGCGATTCAGGCGACGGATGTCAAGAGCGGGGCGGCGGTGACGCGAAAACCAGAAGACACCGAGTCCCTTGCCGCGCTGGTCTTCAAGGTCGCCACCGATCCCTACGTGGGCAAGCTCTTTTTTGTCCGGATCTACGCCGGCCGGTTGCGCAAGGGGCAGAATGTCTACAATCCGCGCGTCAGGGAACGCGAGCGGGTGTTGAAGCTGGTTCGGCTTTTCGCCGACTCCCAGGAAGAGATCGATGAGCTCGTCACCGGGGACATTGGCGCGGTGGTCGGGCTCAAGGCCGCGACCACGGGCGACACGCTGTGCGCCGAACATCAGCCGGTCGCCCTTGAGCGCATCCAGGCCCCCGATCCGGTGATGTTCATGGCCATCGAGCCGAAGACGCAGGCCAATCGCGACAAATTGAACGACGCTTTAAAGCAGCTCTCCGCAGAAGACCCCACCTGCGTGGTTCGGACCGATGCCGAGACCGGGCAGTTGATTCTGAGCGGAATGGGCGAGCTGCACTTGGAAATCCTGGTGGACCGACTCCGCCGGGAATTCAAGGTGGAAGCCAACACCGGCCGACCCATGGTCTCCTACTACGAGACCGTGACGTCGACCGGCCGGGCGGACTATATCTTTGACCGCGACCTTGGTGGCAAGCGCCACTATGCCCGTGTCGTGGTGGAAGCGGCGCCGCGCGAGCGGGGCAGCGGCCATGCGGTGGAAATCGCATGCAGCCGCAGGGCCCTGCCCGACGAGGCGCTGGTCGCAGGGATCGAGCAAGGCTTGCTCGACGGCATCCTGACGGGGGTGCTTGCGCGCTACCCGTTGACCGATGTCGTGGCGCGCGTCACGGAGGTGGGCATCGCGGACGAGGAATCCGCCACGGATGTGGCGTTCCGGACTGCTGCGGTGATGGCCTTCCGAGAGGCTGCGCAAGCGGCGGCTCCGGAGTTGCTGGAGCCGATCATGTCCCTCAGCATCGTGACCCCGCCGGATCATGTCGGCGAGATCATGGGGGATATCAACGGGCGCCGCGGACACGTGTGCGACATGACGGTGCGTGGAGACATGCAGCTCGTTCGCGCACGGGTGCCATTGGCGGAGTTGTTTGGGTATTCAACGGTGATTCGGTCGTTATCGCGTGGCCGCGCAAGCTACACGATGGAGCCCGATGCATTCGCCGTGGTGCCGCGGACAGTTAGGGAACACGTATTGAACAGGTGA